One region of Mangifera indica cultivar Alphonso chromosome 3, CATAS_Mindica_2.1, whole genome shotgun sequence genomic DNA includes:
- the LOC123211621 gene encoding cellulose synthase-like protein G2 — MEVESALHSCKVHQSRAITSRLHIFFHLTAISFLLYYRLTNLFHQNNTLVSFAWALITVSEFILAFIWTLTQAFRWLPVSRSVSIENIPSDVKLPGIDVFVCTADPKKEPTVEVMNTVVSALALDYPADKLTVYLSDDGGSYVSLYAIKEAFEFAKSWVPFCKEYGIKTRCPEAYFSMLADDERLFWSDEFKVREEEIKSKYENFKSNVEKVGEKDENNCVAMDRPACVEFKDEQAKMPRLVYVSRERRPSFPHRFKAGALNTLLRVSGIISNAPYILVLDCDMFCNDPYSAKQAMCFHLDPQMSHSLAFVQYPQVFYNVSKNDIYDGQSRSAYKTKWQGMDGLRGPLLSGTGFYMKRNALSGSPNQEDKFLAEPEKNFGTSNKLIESLKSNKGQDVTRQEDSSDSIVEEAKCLASCSYEENTKWGKVVGFSYDCLLESTFTGYLLHCKGWKSVYLYPERPCFLGCTTIDMKDAMVQLMKWSSELIKVALSKFSPLTYGMSRMSFLQSMCYGYFTFQPLLSVALLLYGIVPQLCLFTGTSLYPKVSSPWFVAFSTVYFSSLCHHVHEVLSTGGTLRTVWNEQRIWIIKSVSGSLFGCIDMLMKRIGVKKSNLRLTNKAVDKEKFEKYEKGIFNFEGAKMFTAPLAILAWLNIVCIFVGVIRVSLQNNIDQMFGQLLLSSLNLIFSLPILGGMIAGKNK; from the exons ATGGAGGTCGAATCAGCTCTTCACTCATGCAAAGTTCACCAATCTCGTGCCATAACCAGCAGGCTTCATATTTTCTTCCACTTAACAGCCATATCCTTCTTGCTTTACTATCGCCTCACAAATCTTTTCCACCAAAATAACACACTAGTATCCTTCGCATGGGCACTCATCACTGTCTCCGAGTTCATTTTGGCTTTCATTTGGACCCTCACTCAAGCTTTTCGTTGGCTCCCGGTGTCTCGTTCGGTGTCCATCGAAAACATTCCCAGTGATGTTAAACTACCAGGAATTGATGTGTTTGTATGCACGGCTGACCCCAAAAAGGAGCCGACAGTAGAGGTTATGAACACTGTTGTATCGGCCTTAGCACTTGATTATCCAGCGGATAAATTGACTGTGTATCTTTCGGATGATGGGGGTTCTTATGTAAGTTTGTATGCAATAAAAGAAGCATTTGAATTTGCTAAGAGTTGGGTTCCCTTTTGCAAGGAGTATGGAATCAAAACCAGGTGTCCTGAGGCTTATTTCTCGATGCTAGCTGATGATGAGAGGCTCTTTTGGAGTGATGAATTCAAGGTCCGGGAGGAGGAGATTAAG TcgaaatatgaaaatttcaagAGCAATGTGGAGAAAGTAGGCgagaaagatgaaaacaatTGTGTGGCGATGGACCGACCCGCTTGTGTAGAG TTCAAAGATGAACAAGCCAAGATGCCTCGCCTTGTCTATGTCTCACGAGAAAGAAGACCATCCTTTCCACATCGTTTCAAAGCTGGGGCTCTCAACACCCTT CTCCGAGTTTCCGGGATAATCAGCAATGCGCCCTACATTTTGGTTCTGGACTGTGACATGTTCTGTAATGACCCATACTCTGCAAAACAAGCAATGTGCTTTCATCTTGATCCCCAGATGTCCCATTCTCTGGCTTTTGTTCAATACCCCCAAGTTTTCTACAATGTCAGCAAGAATGACATCTATGATGGGCAATCTAGGTCAGCTTACAAG ACAAAATGGCAAGGTATGGATGGGCTAAGAGGACCATTACTGTCAGGCACTGGCTTTTACATGAAGAGAAATGCGTTATCCGGAAGTCCAAATCAAGAAG ATAAGTTTCTTGCTGAGCCTGAAAAGAATTTTGGTACTTCCAACAAGCTCATAGAGTCGCTGAAGTCTAACAAAGGGCAAGATGTCACTAGGCAGGAAGATTCATCAGACTCTATTGTGGAAGAGGCCAAGTGTTTGGCCTCCTGTTCATATGAAGAAAACACAAAATGGGGTAAAGTG GTTGGGTTCTCGTATGATTGCCTGTTGGAGAGCACATTCACCGGATATCTATTGCACTGCAAAGGGTGGAAGTCGGTCTACCTTTATCCGGAAAGGCCATGTTTCTTAGGCTGCACCACCATTGACATGAAGGATGCCATGGTACAGCTCATGAAGTGGAGCTCTGAATTGATCAAAGTAGCTCTCTCCAAATTTAGCCCTCTCACTTATGGGATGTCAAGAATGTCCTTTTTACAAAGTATGTGCTATGGATACTTCACATTTCAGCCCCTTCTTTCTGTGGCTCTTCTCTTGTATGGCATAGTTCCCCAATTATGCCTCTTTACTGGCACTTCCTTGTACCCCAAG GTTTCAAGTCCATGGTTTGTGGCATTTTCGACTGTGTATTTCTCCTCCCTTTGTCATCATGTACATGAAGTCCTGTCAACTGGTGGCACACTTAGAACTGTTTGGAATGAACAAAGAATTTGGATAATAAAATCAGTTTCTGGAAGCCTATTTGGGTGCATAGACATGTTGATGAAGCGGATTGGcgtaaaaaaatcaaaccttagATTAACTAACAAGGCTGTGGACAAAGAAAAGTTTGAGAAATATGAAAAGGGTATATTCAATTTCGAGGGAGCCAAAATGTTTACAGCTCCATTGGCAATCTTGGCATGGTTAAACATAGTTTGCATCTTCGTTGGGGTGATTAGAGTGAGccttcaaaataatattgaccAGATGTTTGGGCAGCTCTTACTCTCTTCTTTAAACTTGATCTTCAGTTTACCAATACTTGGAGGGATGATTGCAGGAAAGAACAAATAA